In a single window of the Bacillus mycoides genome:
- a CDS encoding methylenomycin A resistance protein: protein MSYLLLAIIFSIINLGVGVTVPVMTAIVMQAAGPSYANMAGATLNVN from the coding sequence ATGTCATATTTGTTATTAGCAATTATTTTCTCAATAATCAATTTAGGAGTAGGTGTCACGGTTCCAGTAATGACCGCAATAGTTATGCAAGCAGCAGGCCCATCTTATGCAAATATGGCTGGAGCAACCTTAAATGTAAATTGA
- a CDS encoding DUF2306 domain-containing protein, with product MNKKTWFIFTFSAILIAGYAVFQCFIMDGFQAGFVQMKLMFLSKMSAFWYIMLFLHIATSVVALVIGPFTLSTKFREKNISRHRMIGKIYMIGVLFGCVSGLYLSFYATGGLVGKLGFGLLSVFWLTSAYQALNKVKNKKIQDHRNWMIRNYSLTFAAVTLRIWLPLFVLLFGLEHFELSYAVIAWLAWVPNLIIAELFIRQSLNKGQQQKNADLHF from the coding sequence ATGAATAAAAAAACTTGGTTTATATTTACTTTTTCAGCTATTTTAATAGCTGGTTATGCTGTTTTCCAATGTTTTATTATGGATGGATTTCAAGCAGGGTTTGTCCAAATGAAGCTTATGTTTCTATCTAAAATGAGTGCGTTTTGGTACATTATGTTATTTCTACATATTGCAACTAGTGTAGTAGCATTAGTAATTGGTCCTTTTACATTATCCACAAAATTTAGAGAAAAGAATATCAGTCGCCATCGAATGATTGGAAAAATCTATATGATTGGTGTATTATTTGGCTGCGTTTCAGGACTTTATTTATCCTTTTACGCTACGGGAGGATTAGTAGGAAAGCTTGGTTTCGGTTTGTTATCCGTATTTTGGCTAACATCGGCATATCAAGCATTAAACAAAGTTAAGAATAAAAAAATTCAAGACCATCGGAATTGGATGATCAGAAATTATTCCTTAACCTTTGCGGCAGTTACATTAAGAATTTGGCTACCTTTATTTGTATTGCTATTTGGACTGGAGCATTTCGAACTTAGTTATGCTGTTATTGCTTGGTTAGCGTGGGTGCCAAATTTAATCATTGCAGAATTATTTATAAGACAAAGTCTTAATAAAGGACAACAACAAAAAAATGCTGATTTACATTTTTGA
- a CDS encoding YjcZ family sporulation protein, which produces MGFGGSCGGCGFAGGFALLVVLFILLIIVGAACFC; this is translated from the coding sequence ATGGGCTTTGGTGGTAGTTGTGGCGGCTGTGGCTTCGCTGGAGGATTTGCTTTATTAGTTGTATTGTTTATTTTATTAATCATCGTTGGAGCTGCTTGCTTCTGCTAA
- a CDS encoding MMPL family transporter yields MAKHLYKLGYWAVNHRKKVVFSALAILIALVLFAVNMGSSFKDELSIPNTPADKAGKIIEKEFKAMQPAGAQVKVAFKAPKNETLESAEVQQKIAGVLEEIKKDSAVDSVAAPMQLQNLSEDKTIGYAVVTYKVKAEKVTEASKDKLLDSIETTRDAGIQTELSGGDVTFSDSETSGMTEIVGVLVAFVVLAFTFVSFLVAGLPILTAIIGLAIGMLGIMIGTNYVEIQSVSLSLAAMLGLAVGIDYALFIINRFRQQLAQGDSVPESVAIATGTAGSAVIFAGLTVIIGLLGLSVTKIPFLTAMGVSAAFTVLAAVLVSVIILPAILGLVGHKIAPSKQNRFLQKMTGAGKKHAGSNKWGEFVIRRPLIVTIFAIGLLAVISIPFFHMNLGLPSDGTTKSTETTERRAYDLLTEAYGEGFHASLMVVAKSEEATAETQNAMNTIAKELGNLPDVKSVTPAIPGPSGKIYMISITPKTGPDDTKTKDLVKAIRDKSNQTEKKNEIELMVTGTAAMNIDIVQKLSDALPVFAALIVGLAYVLLVLVFRSLLIPLKAVLGFLLSLGATLGAVVFFVQDGHFQNIFGFPAAGPILAFLPVILIGILFGLAMDYEVFLVSKMREVYTHTGDPKRAILEGMRESGRVVVAAGLIMMSVFIGFMLAPDTIIKSIGMALTFGVFFDAFIVRMTIVPAVMILMGKSAWYLPKWLDKILPNIDVEGESIIHRVENKSEKIYKQNS; encoded by the coding sequence TTGGCAAAACATCTGTATAAGTTAGGATATTGGGCAGTAAATCATAGGAAGAAGGTTGTATTCAGCGCACTCGCAATTCTTATTGCATTAGTGCTTTTTGCAGTCAACATGGGTTCCTCTTTCAAGGACGAGCTGAGTATTCCGAATACACCAGCAGATAAAGCAGGAAAAATAATTGAAAAAGAGTTTAAAGCGATGCAACCAGCAGGTGCCCAAGTAAAAGTGGCATTTAAAGCACCAAAAAACGAAACCTTGGAGTCAGCGGAAGTACAACAGAAAATTGCAGGAGTTCTTGAAGAGATAAAAAAAGACTCAGCTGTTGATTCTGTGGCAGCACCGATGCAACTGCAGAACCTCAGTGAAGATAAGACAATTGGATATGCAGTTGTTACGTACAAAGTAAAAGCAGAAAAGGTTACAGAAGCTTCTAAAGATAAGCTTTTAGATAGTATTGAAACAACAAGGGATGCCGGCATTCAAACGGAGTTATCAGGAGGCGATGTTACGTTTTCTGACTCAGAGACTTCAGGTATGACTGAAATTGTCGGAGTTCTTGTTGCCTTCGTAGTCCTGGCATTTACCTTTGTGTCTTTTCTAGTAGCTGGACTGCCGATTCTCACTGCGATAATCGGATTAGCAATTGGAATGCTAGGAATCATGATTGGAACCAATTATGTGGAAATCCAATCAGTTTCCTTATCATTAGCTGCCATGCTGGGACTCGCAGTAGGCATAGACTATGCACTCTTCATTATCAATCGTTTTAGACAGCAGCTTGCACAAGGAGATTCTGTTCCAGAATCTGTTGCCATCGCAACGGGAACAGCGGGAAGTGCCGTAATCTTCGCAGGATTAACTGTTATTATAGGTCTTTTGGGATTGTCTGTTACAAAGATTCCATTCCTGACAGCGATGGGCGTATCCGCTGCCTTTACTGTGCTTGCAGCTGTGTTGGTTTCCGTCATCATATTACCAGCCATTTTGGGACTTGTCGGCCATAAGATTGCCCCATCTAAACAAAATCGATTCTTGCAAAAGATGACTGGGGCAGGTAAGAAACATGCTGGTTCAAATAAATGGGGAGAATTTGTCATAAGACGTCCTCTGATTGTTACGATTTTCGCAATCGGACTACTTGCAGTGATTTCAATTCCGTTTTTCCATATGAACCTTGGTCTGCCTTCTGATGGAACAACAAAGTCCACAGAAACGACAGAAAGAAGAGCATATGATTTATTGACGGAAGCGTATGGGGAAGGATTTCATGCTTCTTTAATGGTAGTAGCAAAATCAGAAGAAGCAACAGCTGAAACGCAAAATGCTATGAACACCATCGCAAAAGAATTGGGTAACCTACCTGACGTGAAAAGTGTGACACCAGCTATCCCTGGGCCTTCTGGAAAGATTTATATGATTTCTATTACACCAAAAACTGGACCTGACGATACAAAGACAAAGGATTTGGTAAAAGCAATCAGGGACAAATCGAACCAAACCGAGAAAAAAAATGAAATTGAACTAATGGTAACGGGCACAGCAGCGATGAATATTGATATCGTGCAAAAGCTGAGTGACGCCTTGCCAGTTTTTGCTGCCCTTATTGTGGGACTTGCGTATGTACTCTTAGTTCTAGTGTTTAGATCTCTGCTCATTCCATTAAAAGCAGTATTAGGGTTTCTACTTTCTCTTGGCGCTACGTTGGGAGCCGTGGTATTTTTCGTGCAGGATGGACATTTCCAAAATATATTTGGGTTCCCGGCTGCCGGTCCGATCTTAGCCTTCTTGCCTGTCATTCTGATTGGCATCTTGTTCGGACTCGCCATGGACTATGAGGTGTTCCTAGTGAGCAAGATGCGGGAAGTATATACGCATACAGGTGATCCAAAGAGAGCTATTCTAGAAGGAATGCGGGAGAGCGGGAGAGTCGTAGTCGCAGCGGGATTAATTATGATGTCTGTATTTATTGGATTCATGCTGGCACCTGATACCATCATTAAATCCATAGGTATGGCTCTTACATTCGGTGTTTTCTTTGACGCATTCATCGTGAGAATGACAATCGTACCTGCAGTCATGATTCTCATGGGTAAGTCAGCCTGGTACTTGCCAAAATGGCTGGATAAAATTTTGCCTAACATTGATGTTGAAGGAGAAAGCATTATACATCGCGTAGAAAACAAAAGTGAAAAAATATATAAACAGAACAGTTAA